The genomic stretch GGCCCCTGCTCAGGCTGGCCAGCGCGGGGATCCGGGTGGGCACGGCGGGAGGGCAGGCCCCGGGGAGGTCTCCAAGAACCGGCTCGACAGCCGCGGGCTCATCCCTCACGGGTTCCGGCGGCATCCTCGCGGAGGAGGGCTCCAGTTCCTCGGCATCGCCGCTTGGGGCATCACCTAGCTCCTCCAGAAGCCGCGGCCCGGCCCCGCGACCCCACCACCATGGCCGCCACGGAGGCAGCAGCCGCCCGGCCTCGCCTCGGCTCAGCAGCCGCTCGAAGGCCACCTTCTCGGCCGGGGCCAGCCGCTCCCAGAGTCCTGAGAGGCCGTCGGGCGCCGGGCCAGGCCCGAGGCCTGCGTCCCCGGGCTCATCCTCGGTCTCACGTTGCTGACGCAGCCGGCGCAGGGCGGTGGCCAGGCGGCTGGGCGAGGCGCTGCGACCGCGCAGTTCTCCCAGCACCTGGTCACGGTAGAACTCTTCGGCGCAGCTGCCATGCGCCCGGTAGCAGCGCAGCGAGCAGTAGGGCACGTTACAGCGAGGGCAGGTGTAGCGAGCCGGCTGGGCCTCCCCGGTGGGGCAGAAACCACACGGCCCGGCCGGCTCCATGGCAACTGGCGCAGCACACAGCCAAGGAACTCACACGCGCCGCAGATCGGAAGTTTCCGGCGCTTCTCGGCTACTTCCGCCTCCTTGCGGGGCCGACGGAGCGCTTCGTCAAAGCCCTTCTCGGCAGTTTCCGGCCGCATTCGGAGGTCAAGCGACGCCCCCCACTTGACCCGAGATACGGCACCGGACCCGTTGGTGAGGTAGCCCCGCCCTGAGCGGTGGGAGCGTAGGAAAAGGGCGTCTGCAGGGAGCTCGGTCGGTACCAGCCCGCCCCCTAGTGGTTGCTTTTAGCATCATAAAGCGCTTTGGCAAAACCcagtcttttttttccaaaacccAATCTTGACTAAACttgaagggcagagaagcctggcgtgctgctgtccatggagttgcagagccggacacgactgagcgactgaactgaactgacctactcTAGGCACTAACTGTGCCAAGTCGATGGGAGATGAGGCGTCCCTGCGCTGGAGGGGCGGCCATTCTACCAGGGAAGAATGGAAGGAGAATGAAAGGAAGACCAGGGAGGGGTACTTAGCCTAGACAGGGTGTGTTGGGAGCATTTCCCCTCTTGAGGAAGCAACATTAAAATTTTTGAGCTCCTCCGACTTCCAAAGAAAATACACCGAAGAGCAAAATGAGATGGGGTACCTGTCCTAATGGAACTGAGTTTGCGGTAGATTGGGGGTGATGACTCACCAACTGTGCCAAAAGCTATGAAGCCTCGATTTATGGCACCCCTGAAAGCTCTGGTTCTTTGGTGCCTCACCTTACTCATATTCAGTCCCACAACTAGTCAGTTCTACCTTTGAAATACCTTCTTTATCTGAATATGGATCATCTATTTTCCTACCAAGCTCTGGATGGATTTGAAGAGTCTGCTCATTTTTGCATCTCCTCTTTCCAGGTGTcgctggaatttttcaggcaagagtactggagtgggttgccatttctttctccaggggatcttcccgacccagggattgaacatgggtctcccgcattgcgggcagacgctttaccgtctgagccaccagggaagtgggctCGCAGGTgtcactagaggtaaagaacccgcctgccaatgcaggagacgcaagagacaggggttcaatccctgggtcaggaagatcccctggaggaggaaatggcaacccactccagtattcctgcctggaaaactcttatggacagaggagtctggcaggctacagtccatggggttgcaaacagtaggacatgactgagcaacagtgcacacacacccacactacCCCTGGTGGTCTAAGCTACTTGTTCTTCAATTAGACGACACCAGCCTAACTGGTTTCCTTTCGCCAGCCCTCCAGAGAAAGTAGATCACAAGTCACAATCCAGCAGGCCCTTACTTTAAAACCCTGACCTGCACTTGGACTGAAACCACACTCCTCTCCACATCTGACAAGACCTTGCAGGATCTGCTACATACCGCCACAGAGTTTTCCTGGCTGAAAGTCACCATTTAACCACTTAATCATTTCCTGTTTAAGGTCTCAGATCCCATCCTCAGAGACCTTCCTAGGGTAGCTGTCTATCCACCACTCACTACCCCTTTGATTACCGCACCCTACTTTCTTGCTTTCCTCACAAGAAactaaactcctagaagagatggGGCCAGTGTCTTTCTAGAAAGCTcactataaaagacaaaaatagtcaGTACATTTGTGCACTTTTCCAGATGGCAGGAGCTGATCTAAACACTTTATATCCTTTAATCCTCAAAAGCAACTCTCAAGAGAAGatagcaaggacttccctggtggtccagtggttaagactcaacactgccagtgcagggagcTCCGGTTCaacccttgtcagggaactagatccctgaTGGTGCAACCAAAGTTCCCCATGGAGCTACAAAGATCTGGGAGATGATGGCagaggacttctctggcagtccagtagttaggactcagtgcCTTTCACTGCCGGGCCTGGATTCGAGCCCTGGTTGCCAAACCAGAATCCTGTAAGCTGCATaacacagtaaaaaaaagaaaaaaagccagccAGCCAGTGAATAAATGGAGCAAGGATCCGGACTCAAGACAGTCCTGTCTAGAGCCCAAGGTCTTTACCCCATAGTATGCTGTATCCCAAGAAACATGAGGTTCAAAAACCTTAGCAGAataaatgtgtatgcatgtgtttcTAGGAAACTTTAATCAGCTCCAGATAACTCCACTTCTGGAAACACTGAACCCATCAACCAAGCAACCTCACCTGTGAGGTCTATGATTAGGTTAGCAAGGCCAGTCAGGAAATCACAACAAATGATCACTGCAGTGCCAATATGATCAGGCAACACTTTCTAAAGCTAGGGTAGATTCCTGACCTGGACTCCAGTAAGGCCACACCTATTCCAAGTTCAGAGAAACACTAGACTGATATTCCCCAAAAGGCTGGCCTCTGTGGTTACCAATTTTCACAGGAAGTTTTTTGAAAACATGTTTACCACTCTTCCACTCCCATCCAGTCACTGAGTTTACAATGCCAGGAAACCAAAGTGAGGCCTGTTCATACCACTAGCCCTAGAAACCACATCATTCCCTCAGGCCCCGGAAATGAAGATGAAACAATGGTATGATCGGGTTAAGTGGCTTTATTAGAGAAAGCCAAGATTACAGAGGACTTAGGAGTTAGCATTAGGGCCCTTCTTCTTGCCAAAGGTGGGCACAACATTGACAAAGCGCCGGTTGTACTGCATACGCCTCTTGGCCCTGCccgtcttcttcttcttcttctcttgctTGGCCACCTGGGAAAACGGAGGGATAATCAGACCTAGGTTGCCTCTCCTAGGCCTTCCTCTGGCTCATTGCCAATAACGAAGAAACCAAACAGGGCAAGAGCCCAGGGTTTTGGCTTAGCTgtgccagaaaaaaacaaaatccaaacacCACCACCAATACTCTCACTTACCTTGGGAGTCTGACCTCTCACTTTCCCAGCACGGGCCAGGGAACCATGGACTTTACCTGTAGTGGGAAAGGAGGACAGCAAGCAGTTAGAACAAGAAGGCACCACCGAGCAaaatcctttctccctccctccaacTTAAGCTTTTAAAGGCAAGATGGGCCcaagaggaaatgaaaacaaagtcaTAGAGATTTGAACTCTGACCAAGAATGTCTAGTCTGGAACATTCTGGAGTGCCACTTCAGAATTTTCTAGCTCCTGACTTTAAACAAGACCTaaggaagctccaggagatagtgaaggacagggaaacctagtgtgctgcagttcatggggtcgcaaaaaggaGGACACACTTAGCGAGTGAACGACAAGGTGCACTTTAGTGATCTGGTCTGACGACCCAGTTTTGCCGAGGAAACTAGGACCCAGACAAGGGTCTATCCGGTAAGTGACTGAAACAGAACTACACTCTGGCTCAGTCTCCCGTGGACCGCTCAAAAGTTCCTTCTGAGGGAGATAAACAGGAAGAACCACCCTGGATTGAGGACACACTCTACACCCATAAGATTACAGGCGGTTCAAAAGACAGTCCTCCCCAACTCACCTCCAAGCATGCGGCCGGCTACTTCCAGAGTACTCAGAGCCTCCACCCCACACTGGCCCAGAGTAGCCTCATCCTCTAGGGGCGTGCCAGCCAGGAGCAGGACTTGATCTTCTGGAGCGATGCCCTCCAACGAAGCTACATGAGCCTAAGGAGAAAAACAAGGTTCAGCGTTCCTGCAAGGAGCGAGGATGAAGAACACACGCACAAAAAAACCAGAGGGCACCAGGGAGTCTTACCTTGATTTGGGCGACCGTCTCCTGGCCGGTCACCTCGAGAGTGTGTAGCTCCTGGGCGCGGACAAAGAGCTGCATGTTGGCGACTGAAAAAAAGATAGGGAGGGGTGGTTTCTAAGAGAAGAAATACTCTGGGAGAGAGGAGGATCGGTAAATGGGTGGGCGGACGGGGACGGATGCGCAGGGAAGTAGGTGGTCTCGGGGTCTCACGTGGGTAAGGCCCGAACTGCCAGCGAGGACCGACGGGAATCAGCCCCAAGAACAGTCCCTCGTTCCCTGTTTTTTCCGCGTCTTCTAACCTCGAGCCCAATCTGCTAATAAGTCCTTCCGATCCACCCGTAGCCCAACTCTTACCTAGATCGCGGACACCGCCGCCGCTACCGCGAAGATGGAgtcaagaaagaggaaggagcGAGGAAGCGCACGTCCTCTCCGCCTGCTGCGTGCGACGTCACTGAGGAGCGACCGCCACGGCCTCTGATATTTGTACCGCCCGAAGCCGTTCTGGCTCCGCCTCTTTAGGACTGCGCAGGCGCCTTCTCGGTCCCGGGCGGGGCGAACAGGAAGGGGCGGGACCAGGCTGATTGCGCACGCAGAAAGGTAGTTAGGGGGCAGTTCAAGATGGCGGCGACTACGTTTCGGTTTGTGCTGCGGGGCTGGAGGACCGGTGTTCCGCCGGGCTGCGGATTACGGCGACTGGTGAGAGAGCTGATCCTGGAGTTGAGGGCAGAGGGCTAGGTGTGAGGCTCACTGTGTGCCTTATAATCTAAAAACTACGCCCCTCCCTAGGGGGCACTTTTCTGGAGCTCAGATACAAGATTGACAGAGAAGGTTGCAGGGCCTGGAGCGCGTTTCCGAATGTGGGGCTTGAAATATGATTGGAGGACAACTTGAGTTAATTAAATTAACAGGATTGAAATATGATTGGAGGACAACTTGAGTTAATTAAATTAACAGGATTGAAATATGATTGGAGGACAATTAGAGTTAATCAGCAATCCGACTCTCGCTgcctagtttttttctttttttggctgcgtcttttttttttttttgaagaagccGTTCCAGAGGGTGAAGATGGGCCCCAGATCATTGGCGAGACTTTTGGGAACCTAGGACTCAAGATATATAGGCCGCTTCATCTTTTCATTCTCATTGTAACCTTGGGAGCCCGGGCTTTCTGTTGGGAGAAGTATGGAAGGACAGACTGTAATGTGACCTTAGGTATATTGTTTGCTAATGTCTTTATCTGTCTTGGATGTACAAAGGAGGTAGTAAAACCCCTAACATGTCGAATTAAAAGAATTAAGTGAAACAGTACCCCTAGGCACTTAGTGCCTGGTTGTGTCCAAATGAATTTGAGCGTGAAATGTTCCAGGTGAGGGAAGGTCACTTCAGATGAGTGTGAGTGGGAAATTATCAGGATTGCTGAAAGTCCCTAACCGAGAGGTGGAATATTTCAGTAGAATCTTCAGAGGaaactaaaataatgaaaaatgccGGATTGGTTGGAAGTAGGGTTACTCGTCTTCCAGAGGTATACACACAATTCTTATTTGAGTCCCACAAAAGTCCTGAGAGGCAGGCCCTTCTGAGTTCCTGACTTGtaccctttgttgttcagtcactaagtcatgtcccccatggactgcagcacacaccaggctttgctgtccttcactatctcccggagtttgcttagaTTCGTGTCTATTGAGTCCGTGGCACTCACCATCATATCCTCAGCCTTGTACCCTGAGGGTAACCCTGTGGCCTCAGCCTATACCCTGCAGCCTGGCAAACCCAAGTCTGGTGCTTTCCtacctcctgacccaggaaaagGGGTAGCAGTGCAGTGAGCAGCCTCTTATTTATACTATTTAAACTCCAGCCTTTTATTTATACTATTCTCTTTGCCTGTAATGTTTCCTTTTTCTACTTAACTGAAGTTCTGCCAGCTgatggagagattttttttttgtctcagagCCAGACCCAGGGAACTCCTGATTACCCCCGCTTCCTGGAGTCTGTGGATGAATAC from Budorcas taxicolor isolate Tak-1 chromosome 25, Takin1.1, whole genome shotgun sequence encodes the following:
- the ZNHIT2 gene encoding zinc finger HIT domain-containing protein 2, whose amino-acid sequence is MEPAGPCGFCPTGEAQPARYTCPRCNVPYCSLRCYRAHGSCAEEFYRDQVLGELRGRSASPSRLATALRRLRQQRETEDEPGDAGLGPGPAPDGLSGLWERLAPAEKVAFERLLSRGEAGRLLPPWRPWWWGRGAGPRLLEELGDAPSGDAEELEPSSARMPPEPVRDEPAAVEPVLGDLPGACPPAVPTRIPALASLSRGRTSPLVRFQLPNVLFAYAHTLALYHGGDEALLSDFCATLLGVSGALGSQQVFASAEEALQAAAHVLEAGEHPPGPLGTRGAMREAARILLGEGPANQKSYTLAALGDLAQTLGRARKQAVAPEERDRLYRARKKCQFLLSWTNENEDALTSLALDCATAHRAHTVAAEEVAALTGELEQLWGGPLPPARRTLIEELPG
- the FAU gene encoding FAU ubiquitin-like and ribosomal protein S30 translates to MQLFVRAQELHTLEVTGQETVAQIKAHVASLEGIAPEDQVLLLAGTPLEDEATLGQCGVEALSTLEVAGRMLGGKVHGSLARAGKVRGQTPKVAKQEKKKKKTGRAKRRMQYNRRFVNVVPTFGKKKGPNANS